From the Mycoplasmatota bacterium genome, one window contains:
- a CDS encoding ABC transporter permease, whose amino-acid sequence MDHERIEDINFQDKWAKLDKDIIKSEEIKRPSLTYWRDAFRRLKQNKLSMISLIFLIILIIVVIVLPMRWKYTYEEQHLDYKMIKPYIDVYDIGDGDYVHVTNDHKVISVSKDGKLLGAPDLIRNNMMGREAIYEDINGKSIVVDYGVLIRAKKALRIEARNDPTIDYEAEEKKLEETINPVRLLVNDVEMKDYKTVKNTSYLLGTDSLGRDLFIRTIYGGRISLLIAFFAATINFVIGVTYGGISGFFGGKVDNVMMRIVDTISTIPLILYVIVLMVVLTPSLSTIIIALSLTYWVGMARIVRGQVLSLKEQEFVLAAKTIGAKTPRVLFRHIIPNTMGPIMVALTMQIPAAIFTEAFLSFIGLGVPEPIPSWGTLANNALRGFTIYPYLLLWPALLLSVTLLAFNLLGDGLRDALDPRLRK is encoded by the coding sequence ATGGATCACGAGAGAATAGAAGATATTAATTTTCAAGATAAATGGGCAAAACTAGACAAAGATATTATCAAGTCAGAAGAAATAAAACGACCAAGTTTAACCTATTGGAGAGATGCTTTCAGAAGATTAAAACAAAATAAATTGTCAATGATATCATTAATTTTCTTAATAATATTAATAATTGTGGTAATCGTTTTACCTATGAGATGGAAGTATACTTATGAGGAACAACATTTGGACTATAAAATGATTAAGCCTTATATTGATGTTTATGATATTGGTGATGGTGATTATGTACATGTTACAAATGACCATAAAGTAATTTCAGTTTCAAAAGATGGTAAATTGCTTGGAGCACCAGATCTTATTAGGAATAATATGATGGGCAGAGAAGCAATCTATGAAGATATAAATGGTAAATCAATTGTAGTTGATTATGGAGTCCTTATTAGAGCAAAGAAAGCTTTAAGAATTGAAGCAAGGAATGATCCTACAATTGATTACGAAGCAGAAGAGAAAAAATTAGAAGAAACGATAAATCCTGTTAGATTACTTGTTAATGATGTCGAAATGAAAGATTATAAAACTGTAAAAAATACTTCTTACTTACTTGGAACCGATTCTTTAGGACGAGATTTATTTATTCGTACAATATATGGAGGAAGAATTTCACTACTAATCGCATTTTTTGCCGCAACCATTAATTTCGTAATTGGTGTGACTTATGGTGGTATATCAGGATTTTTTGGTGGAAAAGTTGATAATGTGATGATGAGAATTGTTGATACGATTAGTACAATACCATTAATCTTATATGTTATTGTCTTAATGGTTGTTTTAACACCAAGTTTATCAACAATTATCATTGCTTTGAGTTTGACCTATTGGGTTGGAATGGCCAGAATTGTTAGAGGGCAGGTTCTTAGTTTAAAAGAACAAGAATTTGTTCTTGCTGCCAAGACAATTGGGGCAAAAACACCTAGAGTTTTATTTAGACATATCATCCCAAATACAATGGGACCAATTATGGTGGCACTAACGATGCAAATTCCAGCAGCTATTTTTACTGAAGCATTTTTAAGTTTTATTGGGTTAGGAGTTCCTGAACCAATTCCTTCATGGGGAACTTTAGCTAATAATGCTTTAAGAGGATTTACTATCTATCCATACCTTCTACTATGGCCAGCTCTATTGTTAAGTGTGACATTATTAGCATTTAATCTTCTAGGTGATGGATTAAGAGATGCTCTAGATCCAAGACTTAGAAAATAG
- a CDS encoding ABC transporter ATP-binding protein gives MKKTILKVENLKTSFYTHLGEVQAIRGISFSLDEGEILGIVGESGSGKSVTALSIMKLVQYPGKVKEGNIYFNIGHFNENELEDLTGLSDSAMRHIRGNDISMIFQDPMTSLNPVYTIGNQIIEVLKIHTDLSHKKAKKRAVGLLKMVGIPSPVQRLKNYPHEFSGGMRQRVMIAMALACEPKLLIADEPTTALDVTIQAQILRIIKKLNKEKTLNKENAVILITHDLGVVAETCDKVIVMYGGLIMEKGTVQHIFTNPSHPYTIGLMRSLPKIDSSTKQKLKPIKGTPPDLLYPPKGCPFAARCESAMNICANEAPEMYEIEEGHSAFCWLHHPDCHNHMEEV, from the coding sequence ATGAAGAAAACGATATTGAAAGTAGAAAATTTAAAAACTTCTTTTTATACACACTTAGGAGAAGTTCAAGCGATAAGAGGCATCTCTTTCTCATTAGATGAAGGAGAAATATTAGGAATAGTAGGTGAATCTGGTTCTGGTAAAAGCGTAACGGCTTTATCAATAATGAAATTAGTACAATATCCAGGAAAAGTAAAAGAAGGAAATATCTATTTTAACATTGGACATTTTAATGAAAATGAATTAGAGGATTTAACAGGTCTTAGTGATTCAGCTATGCGACATATAAGAGGAAATGATATATCAATGATATTTCAAGACCCCATGACTTCATTAAATCCTGTGTATACAATTGGAAATCAAATAATTGAAGTATTAAAAATACATACTGATTTATCGCATAAAAAAGCAAAAAAACGAGCTGTAGGATTACTTAAGATGGTTGGGATTCCATCACCTGTTCAAAGATTAAAGAATTACCCCCATGAGTTTTCAGGTGGGATGAGACAGAGGGTAATGATTGCTATGGCTTTAGCTTGTGAACCAAAATTATTGATAGCTGATGAACCAACTACAGCTTTAGACGTTACCATACAAGCTCAGATTTTACGTATTATTAAAAAATTAAATAAAGAAAAAACACTAAATAAAGAAAATGCAGTTATCCTTATAACCCATGATTTGGGGGTGGTTGCTGAAACATGTGATAAAGTTATTGTTATGTATGGTGGATTAATAATGGAAAAAGGGACGGTTCAGCATATATTTACCAACCCATCCCATCCGTATACGATTGGTTTAATGAGATCACTTCCTAAGATAGATAGCTCAACAAAGCAAAAATTAAAACCAATTAAAGGAACACCACCAGATTTATTATATCCTCCTAAAGGTTGTCCATTTGCAGCAAGATGTGAAAGTGCAATGAATATTTGTGCAAATGAAGCACCAGAGATGTATGAAATAGAAGAAGGACATAGTGCTTTCTGTTGGCTTCATCATCCTGATTGTCATAATCATATGGAAGAGGTGTAA
- a CDS encoding ATP-binding cassette domain-containing protein, with protein sequence MENIDNNNILEVKNLKKYFVKNKGLFGQRKQYVQAVDDISFYIKKGETFGLVGESGCGKTTVGRSLIKLYESTGGEVYYKGERISVGKLDIFKMKKEKWNKCKEYKIKKVKIKKKFVLDIQKIKGINQDKIEIKKKIKLAKQDYKVEVKLLKEDKTKKLNIIREKIKEAKQDNKVKPQLRKSMQMIFQDPYASLNSRMTVADIISEPMKIHQLMPYHMQKQKIYELLNMVGLSKEHASRYPHEFSGGQRQRIGIARSLAVNPEFIICDEPISALDVSIQAQIINLLEELQEKLGLTYMFVAHDLSMVKHISNRIAVMYLGKIVEVTTSNELFKNPLHPYTKALLSAVPIPNVNNDLKSEKIELEGDIPSPINPPSGCRFRTRCEFASERCKKEEPVLQQIDDGHIVACHLVD encoded by the coding sequence ATGGAGAATATTGATAATAATAATATACTAGAAGTCAAAAATTTAAAGAAATATTTTGTCAAGAATAAGGGGTTGTTTGGACAAAGAAAACAATATGTTCAAGCAGTCGATGATATTAGTTTCTATATAAAAAAAGGTGAAACATTTGGGCTAGTTGGTGAATCAGGATGTGGAAAAACAACCGTCGGTCGGTCACTAATTAAACTTTATGAATCAACTGGTGGTGAAGTTTATTATAAAGGGGAACGAATATCAGTTGGTAAGTTAGATATCTTTAAAATGAAAAAAGAAAAATGGAATAAGTGTAAAGAATATAAAATTAAAAAAGTCAAAATTAAAAAGAAGTTTGTATTAGATATACAAAAAATAAAAGGTATAAATCAAGATAAAATTGAAATCAAAAAGAAAATTAAATTAGCTAAGCAAGATTATAAAGTTGAAGTTAAATTACTTAAAGAAGATAAAACTAAAAAATTAAACATAATCAGAGAGAAAATTAAAGAAGCTAAACAAGATAATAAAGTAAAACCACAATTACGTAAATCAATGCAAATGATTTTTCAGGATCCTTATGCTTCTTTGAATTCAAGAATGACAGTTGCTGATATTATAAGTGAACCCATGAAAATTCATCAATTAATGCCATATCATATGCAAAAGCAAAAAATATATGAATTGTTAAATATGGTTGGTTTAAGTAAAGAACATGCTAGTCGTTATCCTCATGAATTCTCAGGAGGACAAAGACAAAGAATTGGAATTGCAAGGTCTCTTGCAGTTAATCCAGAATTTATTATTTGTGATGAGCCGATTTCAGCATTAGATGTTTCAATTCAAGCACAAATTATTAATTTACTTGAAGAATTACAAGAAAAATTAGGTTTAACCTATATGTTTGTCGCTCATGATTTGTCTATGGTAAAGCATATTTCAAATAGAATTGCCGTAATGTATTTAGGAAAGATAGTAGAAGTGACTACAAGCAACGAATTGTTTAAAAATCCATTGCATCCTTATACAAAAGCATTACTATCAGCGGTTCCGATTCCAAACGTAAATAACGATTTAAAGAGTGAGAAAATTGAACTTGAGGGAGATATCCCAAGTCCAATAAATCCTCCTTCTGGTTGTCGTTTTAGAACTAGATGTGAATTTGCTTCTGAACGCTGTAAGAAAGAAGAACCTGTTTTACAACAAATAGATGATGGGCATATTGTCGCTTGTCATTTAGTTGATTAA
- a CDS encoding peptide ABC transporter substrate-binding protein — translation MKKILFLALLIVGLTLVTGCKEKETTTTESETTTTEQTTTTTEETTTTTTEAIGDPNKQYLAYNLGTDSETWDPGFNSASDGGHIVNHLFEGLYRATPTGQELAGAESVTISPDNLTYTYTLHDDHYWSNGEPVTAHDYVYGWLRVIDHDNPSDYAYIMYPFIVGGTEYFEGTGSAEDVGIKAIDDTTLQITLAQPIPFFEELLSFYTYMPIYDTGSELEDGWEKDGSAISNGPFKMVEYVIGSHVLVEKNEHYWNKDNINIDGIKFLIIDDATTALNAYDAGEVQVLDAVPMDRIADLLENDLNYEIQPDIATYFYVINMDDLYIGTPAGENGHKIRLALSKAIDRQSIVENVTRGGQIPAVSFVPPTLSYSDGSPCGEDIYGIEATATQALIDEANQLLDEAGYDTPEKRAILGSRITLGFNQTATDGHRDVASAVQQMWKENLGIEVKLEQQEWAVFQESRRLGQFQMARHGWGGDYPDPNTMLDLFTSYSGTNDAQWRHENGSAWDFDTVLNPGQEAYDIAIQNAMNSTGAQRDEYLREAERILLVDETAIIPVYHYTRELYINADVVSGVERTLMGTWYFGNAEFLD, via the coding sequence ATGAAAAAAATCTTATTTCTTGCATTACTGATTGTTGGGTTAACATTAGTAACTGGTTGTAAAGAAAAAGAAACGACAACAACCGAATCTGAAACAACAACAACTGAACAAACAACAACAACTACAGAAGAAACAACAACAACAACTACAGAAGCTATAGGTGACCCAAATAAGCAATATTTGGCTTATAACCTAGGAACAGATTCAGAAACTTGGGACCCTGGATTTAATTCCGCAAGTGATGGTGGACATATTGTAAATCATCTGTTTGAAGGTTTGTATAGAGCAACACCAACTGGTCAAGAACTAGCAGGAGCGGAATCAGTAACGATTAGTCCTGATAATCTTACCTATACTTATACATTACATGATGATCACTATTGGTCAAATGGTGAGCCAGTTACAGCTCATGATTATGTGTATGGTTGGTTAAGAGTAATAGACCATGATAATCCTTCAGATTATGCATATATTATGTATCCATTCATAGTAGGGGGAACAGAATATTTTGAAGGAACTGGAAGTGCTGAAGATGTTGGTATCAAAGCAATCGATGATACTACTCTACAAATTACGTTAGCTCAACCGATACCATTCTTTGAAGAATTATTATCATTCTATACATATATGCCAATTTATGACACTGGCTCAGAATTAGAAGATGGTTGGGAAAAAGATGGTTCAGCGATTTCTAATGGTCCATTCAAAATGGTTGAATATGTGATTGGTTCTCATGTATTAGTAGAGAAGAATGAACATTATTGGAACAAAGATAATATTAATATTGATGGAATTAAATTCTTAATCATTGATGATGCAACAACTGCATTAAATGCTTATGATGCTGGTGAAGTTCAAGTATTAGATGCAGTACCTATGGACAGAATTGCTGATTTATTAGAAAATGATTTAAACTATGAAATACAACCAGACATCGCAACTTATTTTTATGTAATTAATATGGATGATTTATATATTGGTACGCCTGCTGGAGAGAATGGGCATAAAATTCGTCTAGCTTTATCAAAGGCGATTGACCGTCAATCAATTGTTGAAAACGTAACAAGAGGTGGTCAAATACCAGCTGTTTCATTCGTTCCACCAACCTTAAGTTATTCTGATGGTAGCCCATGTGGAGAAGATATTTATGGAATCGAAGCAACTGCTACACAAGCATTAATTGATGAAGCTAATCAATTACTAGATGAGGCTGGCTATGATACTCCTGAAAAAAGAGCTATATTGGGTTCACGCATTACTTTAGGATTTAACCAAACAGCAACTGATGGCCATAGAGATGTTGCTTCTGCTGTCCAACAAATGTGGAAAGAAAATCTTGGAATTGAAGTTAAGTTAGAACAACAAGAGTGGGCTGTATTCCAAGAATCAAGAAGATTAGGTCAATTTCAAATGGCTAGACATGGTTGGGGAGGAGATTATCCAGATCCTAATACAATGTTAGACCTATTCACTTCATATTCAGGAACTAATGACGCACAATGGCGTCATGAAAATGGTAGTGCTTGGGATTTTGATACTGTATTAAACCCTGGTCAAGAAGCATATGATATTGCCATTCAAAATGCGATGAATTCTACAGGTGCACAACGTGATGAATATCTAAGAGAAGCTGAAAGAATCTTATTAGTAGATGAAACAGCAATTATTCCAGTTTATCACTACACTAGAGAATTATACATTAATGCTGACGTAGTTTCAGGTGTTGAAAGAACACTTATGGGTACTTGGTACTTTGGTAATGCAGAATTTTTAGACTAA
- the sufC gene encoding Fe-S cluster assembly ATPase SufC yields the protein MKPVLNIKNLHVNVEDKEILKGVDLKMQGGEIHVIMGPNGTGKSTLSSAIMGNPKYHVTEGEISLNNENVVDMPVDERARKGLFLAMQYPSEVPGVTNSDFIRTAMQSKTGKSIPLYKFIMDYDKAIEKLQMRSDLPHRYLNDGFSGGEKKRNEILQMLMLKPNFAILDEIDSGLDVDALRIVGEAVNSMRSDSFGCLLITHYQRILDYIKPDIIHVMMKGKIVKTGGLELMERIDKEGYDWIKEELGIVDEKVIPEETNQRPVMIGECATKKSLDL from the coding sequence ATGAAACCTGTATTAAATATAAAAAATCTACATGTTAACGTTGAGGATAAAGAAATATTAAAGGGTGTTGATTTAAAAATGCAAGGTGGAGAAATCCACGTAATTATGGGTCCTAATGGAACGGGAAAATCAACCTTATCTTCTGCGATTATGGGGAACCCAAAGTATCATGTAACTGAAGGAGAAATTAGTTTAAATAATGAAAATGTAGTGGATATGCCAGTTGATGAACGAGCACGAAAAGGCTTGTTTTTAGCGATGCAATATCCATCAGAAGTCCCTGGTGTGACAAACTCTGATTTTATTAGAACAGCAATGCAATCAAAAACGGGAAAATCTATTCCATTATATAAATTTATTATGGATTATGATAAGGCAATTGAAAAACTTCAAATGCGTAGTGATTTACCACATCGTTATTTAAATGATGGTTTTTCCGGTGGAGAAAAGAAACGTAATGAAATCCTACAAATGTTAATGCTTAAGCCAAACTTTGCCATATTAGATGAAATAGATTCTGGTCTAGATGTAGATGCCTTAAGAATTGTTGGTGAAGCAGTTAATTCAATGCGTAGTGATTCATTTGGCTGTTTATTAATAACGCATTATCAAAGAATTCTTGATTACATTAAACCAGATATTATCCATGTTATGATGAAAGGTAAAATCGTTAAAACTGGTGGATTAGAGTTAATGGAAAGAATTGATAAAGAGGGTTATGACTGGATTAAAGAAGAACTTGGAATTGTTGATGAAAAAGTCATCCCTGAAGAAACGAATCAAAGACCAGTAATGATTGGGGAATGCGCAACTAAAAAATCATTGGATTTATAA
- a CDS encoding SufD family Fe-S cluster assembly protein, which produces MSEEVMREDLKMHFDYDDDQIIELRHKIIEDIAHKSYPKIGKIKLENFHFDQLNVKYIKEEKVSVLPDEIKLKIDEEENTLVLKDGNIIFSNLDDEFKKVKIVSYYDAVNNNDEEALRIFKENFIKVDDDKLKRLNSAYQNSALLIHIPKNVVVNEALKLHIIGQYSDLVHHTTIISEASSEFTIVEKIHNFNSIKVNYVSEVRVDENAKLNYIGIDRLTEDTVAFIDRSGLVKDDGSLIYALGQLNDGNTVSNNVIKLIGKNAYCESRNVLFTDKESIHAITVNVEHLSPYSVGTITNHGIVKDNGVLHVDGIGKIHQGMNNSNSQQQTSIITLSDSAKVNANPYLLIDEYDVQAGHGAGIGKVDEEQLYYLMSRGLSKKEAEKLIILGFLYPIIEMISSDKIKTNFIQTIEKKLSI; this is translated from the coding sequence ATGTCAGAAGAAGTAATGCGTGAAGATTTAAAAATGCATTTCGATTATGATGATGATCAAATTATTGAGTTAAGACATAAAATAATTGAAGATATTGCTCATAAAAGTTACCCTAAAATAGGGAAAATAAAACTTGAAAATTTTCATTTTGATCAATTAAATGTTAAGTATATTAAAGAAGAAAAAGTTTCGGTATTACCAGATGAAATTAAACTTAAAATAGATGAAGAAGAAAATACCTTAGTTTTAAAAGACGGAAACATAATTTTTTCTAATTTAGATGATGAGTTTAAAAAAGTTAAAATTGTTAGTTATTATGATGCAGTTAACAATAATGATGAGGAAGCTTTAAGGATATTTAAGGAAAATTTTATTAAAGTAGATGATGATAAATTAAAGAGACTTAATAGTGCTTACCAAAATAGTGCTTTACTTATTCATATTCCTAAAAATGTTGTGGTAAATGAAGCACTTAAATTACACATTATTGGACAATATAGTGATTTAGTACATCATACAACCATAATAAGTGAAGCAAGTAGTGAATTTACTATTGTAGAAAAAATACATAATTTTAATTCAATTAAGGTAAATTATGTTAGTGAAGTTAGAGTTGATGAAAATGCTAAGTTAAATTATATCGGAATCGACCGATTAACAGAAGATACAGTTGCTTTTATTGATAGAAGTGGACTTGTAAAAGATGATGGGTCTTTAATTTATGCGTTGGGTCAATTAAATGATGGAAATACTGTATCAAATAATGTAATTAAATTAATTGGAAAAAATGCTTATTGTGAATCACGTAATGTATTATTTACTGATAAAGAAAGTATTCATGCAATTACCGTTAATGTTGAACACTTATCTCCATATAGTGTTGGGACAATTACTAATCATGGAATTGTAAAAGATAACGGTGTTTTACATGTTGATGGAATTGGAAAAATCCATCAAGGAATGAATAATTCTAATTCTCAACAGCAGACAAGTATTATTACTTTATCTGATAGCGCCAAAGTAAATGCAAATCCTTATTTATTGATTGATGAATATGATGTGCAAGCAGGACATGGTGCTGGGATTGGTAAAGTAGATGAGGAACAATTATATTACTTAATGAGTCGAGGGTTATCAAAGAAAGAAGCTGAAAAACTTATTATATTAGGTTTCTTATACCCAATCATTGAAATGATTTCATCAGATAAAATTAAAACAAATTTTATTCAAACAATAGAAAAAAAACTATCAATATAA
- a CDS encoding cysteine desulfurase has translation MDVNKIRQDFYVLANSNLSYLDNAASTLKPKSVIDMLNYYNERLGVNIHRGVYRISYEATELYEKSRKKTADLLNCQFEEVVFTRGTSSALNLVASSYGMNMIQEGDEIITSELEHHSSMLPWQNVAKIKKAKLVYVPLDDDKRITIENFKKVLSDKTKIVALNYVSNAMGYMTPIEEIIELTHQKNALVIVDAAQAVPHMKVDVKALDCDFLAFSGHKMCGPTGIGVLYGKYHLLQEMEPIEFGGDMIDHVGLNEVTYKDAPYKFETGTPLIASAIGLGAAIDYIQSIGFDFIVKHEQMLRDYMLSQMNKLDGVTIYNLKTDTGIVSFNIDGVHPHDAASVFDEENVAIRAGHHCAQPLMHCLNQIATVRASVYFYNTKEDIDQLIEVIKKAKAFFDNFM, from the coding sequence ATGGATGTGAATAAGATAAGACAAGACTTTTATGTTCTTGCCAATAGTAATTTATCCTATTTAGATAATGCTGCTTCTACACTTAAGCCTAAATCAGTGATAGATATGTTAAACTATTATAATGAAAGATTAGGTGTTAATATTCACCGTGGAGTATATCGTATTAGTTATGAAGCAACAGAATTATATGAGAAATCTCGAAAAAAGACTGCCGATTTGCTAAACTGTCAATTTGAAGAGGTTGTTTTTACACGTGGTACTTCAAGTGCATTAAATTTAGTCGCATCTAGTTATGGAATGAATATGATTCAAGAAGGTGATGAAATCATTACCTCTGAACTAGAACATCATTCATCAATGTTACCATGGCAAAATGTCGCTAAAATCAAAAAAGCTAAATTAGTTTATGTCCCATTAGATGATGATAAGAGAATAACAATTGAAAATTTCAAAAAAGTCTTAAGTGATAAAACAAAGATTGTCGCATTAAACTATGTTTCAAATGCGATGGGATATATGACACCAATTGAAGAAATTATTGAACTCACCCATCAGAAAAACGCCTTAGTGATTGTTGATGCAGCGCAAGCTGTTCCACATATGAAAGTAGATGTAAAAGCACTTGATTGTGATTTTTTAGCTTTCTCAGGACATAAAATGTGTGGACCTACAGGAATTGGTGTCCTCTATGGAAAGTATCATTTACTTCAAGAAATGGAACCAATTGAATTTGGTGGCGATATGATTGATCACGTAGGACTTAACGAAGTAACTTATAAAGATGCACCTTATAAGTTTGAGACAGGAACACCATTAATTGCCTCTGCGATTGGATTAGGTGCAGCGATTGATTATATTCAATCAATTGGTTTTGATTTTATTGTTAAGCATGAACAAATGTTAAGAGATTATATGCTTAGTCAAATGAATAAATTAGATGGTGTTACAATTTATAATTTAAAAACAGATACTGGTATTGTTTCATTTAATATTGATGGTGTCCATCCTCATGACGCTGCAAGTGTTTTTGATGAAGAGAATGTGGCGATTCGTGCAGGACATCATTGTGCTCAGCCACTAATGCATTGTTTGAATCAAATCGCAACCGTCCGTGCATCTGTTTATTTTTACAATACAAAGGAAGATATTGATCAATTAATTGAAGTAATCAAAAAAGCTAAAGCCTTTTTTGATAACTTTATGTAG
- a CDS encoding SUF system NifU family Fe-S cluster assembly protein, giving the protein MSNGNLETLYRQVIMDHYKNPRNKGLKENELYYTVHLKNPTCGDDLTIQIKVEDNIITEVFHDGSGCSISMSAASVMSETIKGLSLDEAQKIIENYVHMVKGETFDSEMFMGDAIVYQGVSKFPARFKCATIAWKALDKAINNHKDGTHEKK; this is encoded by the coding sequence ATGTCAAATGGTAATTTAGAAACCTTATATCGTCAAGTAATTATGGATCATTATAAAAATCCACGAAATAAAGGATTAAAAGAGAATGAGTTATATTATACTGTCCATTTAAAAAATCCAACTTGTGGTGATGATTTAACTATTCAAATTAAAGTTGAAGATAATATAATAACGGAAGTTTTCCATGATGGGTCGGGTTGTTCTATATCGATGTCAGCTGCTTCTGTCATGAGCGAAACGATTAAAGGATTAAGTTTAGATGAAGCCCAAAAAATCATTGAAAATTATGTTCATATGGTTAAAGGTGAAACTTTCGATAGCGAAATGTTTATGGGTGATGCAATTGTTTATCAGGGTGTGTCTAAGTTTCCAGCTCGATTTAAATGTGCTACAATTGCATGGAAGGCTTTAGATAAAGCCATAAATAATCACAAAGATGGTACCCATGAAAAAAAATAG
- the sufB gene encoding Fe-S cluster assembly protein SufB, with amino-acid sequence MAEKKHNQDLENIVGDYKYGFKTETKNVFNTGKGLNENVVRLISERKQEPEWMLNIRLKAYKHFIKTPNPEFGPDLSDIDFDEYTYYIKSTEKSENKWEDVPSEIKETFEKLGIPEAEQKFLAGVSTQFESEVVYHNTIKELEDQGVIFLDTDSALREYPDIFKEYFAKCVPATDNKFAALNTAVWSGGSFIYIPKGVKVDKPLQSYFRINSEQMGQFERTLIIVDEGASVHYVEGCTAPIYSKESLHAAVVEIFVREGGYCRYSTVQNWANNIINLVTKRTMVDKNGHMEWIDGNIGSGINMKYPACVLRGEGAKGTTVSIAFAGSEQFQDTGAKMIHLAPNTSSTIISKSISRGGGRVNYRGLVNIGKNAEHAKSHVECDTIILDGLSKSDTIPTNIMNNDSASLEHEATVSKVSEDQLFYLMSRGLTVEQATEMIIMGFIEPFAKELPMEYAVELNQLLKLNMEGSIG; translated from the coding sequence GTGGCAGAAAAAAAACATAACCAAGATTTAGAAAACATTGTTGGTGATTATAAATATGGTTTTAAGACAGAAACAAAAAATGTTTTTAATACAGGTAAAGGGTTGAATGAAAATGTCGTTCGACTCATTTCAGAAAGAAAACAAGAGCCAGAATGGATGTTAAATATACGTTTAAAAGCTTATAAACATTTTATTAAAACCCCTAATCCTGAATTTGGACCTGATTTATCTGACATTGATTTTGATGAATATACTTATTATATTAAATCAACAGAAAAATCAGAGAACAAATGGGAAGATGTCCCATCAGAAATTAAGGAAACTTTTGAGAAATTAGGGATACCAGAGGCTGAACAAAAATTTCTTGCAGGTGTATCAACCCAATTTGAATCAGAAGTTGTTTATCATAATACAATAAAAGAATTAGAAGACCAAGGGGTTATTTTCCTTGATACAGATAGCGCTTTACGTGAATATCCTGATATATTTAAAGAATACTTTGCAAAATGTGTACCAGCTACAGATAATAAGTTTGCCGCATTAAATACAGCAGTTTGGAGTGGCGGTTCTTTTATTTATATTCCTAAAGGGGTTAAAGTTGATAAACCACTTCAATCTTACTTCCGAATTAATTCAGAACAAATGGGTCAATTTGAAAGAACGTTGATTATTGTTGATGAAGGGGCATCTGTTCATTATGTGGAAGGGTGTACAGCACCTATTTATTCTAAAGAATCACTTCATGCAGCAGTCGTTGAGATATTTGTTCGTGAGGGTGGTTATTGTCGTTATTCAACTGTGCAAAATTGGGCGAACAATATCATTAACTTAGTTACTAAACGTACGATGGTTGATAAAAACGGTCATATGGAATGGATTGATGGTAATATTGGTTCAGGTATTAATATGAAATATCCGGCTTGTGTTCTTCGAGGAGAAGGGGCAAAGGGAACAACTGTATCAATTGCTTTTGCTGGAAGTGAACAATTTCAAGATACAGGAGCAAAGATGATTCATCTAGCACCTAACACCTCTTCGACAATCATTTCTAAATCGATTTCTCGAGGTGGTGGACGTGTGAATTATCGTGGACTAGTAAACATTGGTAAAAACGCTGAACATGCCAAATCACATGTTGAATGTGATACAATTATTTTAGATGGATTATCAAAATCAGATACTATTCCAACTAATATTATGAATAATGATAGTGCCTCACTTGAACATGAAGCTACTGTTTCTAAAGTATCTGAAGATCAATTATTTTATTTAATGAGTCGTGGACTCACAGTAGAACAAGCAACAGAAATGATTATTATGGGATTTATTGAACCATTCGCTAAAGAATTACCAATGGAATATGCAGTTGAACTAAATCAATTACTTAAATTAAACATGGAAGGTTCGATTGGCTAA